A section of the Methanosarcina mazei S-6 genome encodes:
- a CDS encoding GNAT family N-acetyltransferase: protein MPDTEKKPALNIRAAKKEDIPLILEFIKGIAEFEKLTHLVTATEETLEESMFGEKPYSEVFFAELDGEPAGFTVFFHNFSTFVGKQGLYIEDIFVKPGFRGKGIGKAMFLHCINLAKERNCGRMEWAVLDWNPAREFYEYFGAGPVDGWHIYRMSADKFESALEK from the coding sequence ATGCCTGACACTGAGAAGAAACCCGCTTTGAACATCCGCGCTGCAAAAAAAGAAGATATCCCTCTTATCCTTGAGTTTATAAAAGGGATTGCCGAATTTGAAAAACTTACTCACCTTGTTACAGCCACGGAAGAAACCCTTGAGGAATCCATGTTCGGTGAAAAGCCTTATTCTGAGGTTTTCTTTGCCGAGCTTGACGGAGAGCCTGCTGGTTTTACGGTCTTTTTTCACAACTTCTCTACTTTCGTGGGAAAGCAGGGGCTCTATATCGAAGACATTTTTGTAAAGCCCGGGTTCAGGGGTAAAGGTATCGGAAAAGCAATGTTCCTGCACTGCATTAATCTCGCGAAAGAAAGGAACTGCGGGAGAATGGAATGGGCGGTGCTCGACTGGAATCCTGCAAGGGAATTCTACGAATACTTCGGAGCCGGGCCTGTTGACGGCTGGCACATCTACCGCATGAGTGCGGATAAGTTCGAAAGTGCGCTTGAAAAATAA
- a CDS encoding DUF2156 domain-containing protein, with the protein MLCEEDFKPVTLADREFFERHSELYPQTHSSNTFTNMVCWNHFTQYRYAYVNGNIIISGTTGGITRFHPPIGPRDPELMRELIQLAMKVSDNTPLIFIDPDTALWIRELEPDLELVPDRDNFEYVYRASDLAELPGKKYQKIRSHLNRFRRNCMSTVEPITPENLEEVMELLKKWRDWKGCDKNPVLSHEVEAAFYAVEHFMELRLRGFLLRVDSEVGAISIFERLNADTALIHFEKGLPDCEGIYKAINAETAAALADEVEYINRESDLGVGGLREAKLRYHPHHMVEVYSLKRPSPVSGGRCPSRVSFREHEVLFAALKRTN; encoded by the coding sequence ATGCTCTGTGAGGAAGATTTCAAGCCTGTCACTCTTGCCGACAGGGAATTTTTCGAACGGCACAGTGAACTTTACCCGCAAACCCATAGCAGTAACACGTTTACAAACATGGTCTGCTGGAATCATTTTACACAATACCGGTATGCATACGTGAACGGAAATATAATAATTTCTGGCACCACCGGAGGGATTACGCGGTTTCACCCTCCAATCGGCCCGCGTGACCCTGAACTTATGCGTGAGCTTATACAGCTGGCAATGAAAGTAAGCGACAATACACCTCTTATATTCATAGATCCTGATACTGCACTCTGGATACGTGAACTCGAGCCGGATCTTGAGCTGGTGCCGGATAGAGATAACTTTGAATATGTCTACAGAGCTTCCGACCTTGCAGAACTTCCCGGAAAGAAATACCAGAAAATCCGCAGCCATCTTAACAGGTTCCGCAGAAACTGCATGAGCACGGTCGAACCAATTACACCTGAAAACCTGGAAGAGGTTATGGAACTCCTGAAAAAATGGAGAGATTGGAAAGGGTGTGATAAAAATCCGGTTCTTTCCCATGAGGTAGAAGCAGCCTTCTATGCAGTTGAACATTTTATGGAACTTCGCCTGAGAGGCTTTCTTCTAAGGGTTGATTCGGAGGTTGGTGCCATTTCCATTTTTGAGCGGCTCAACGCAGATACGGCACTGATCCATTTCGAGAAAGGGCTCCCGGACTGCGAAGGGATATATAAGGCTATCAATGCAGAAACAGCAGCTGCTCTAGCAGATGAAGTGGAGTATATCAACCGGGAGAGCGATCTCGGGGTTGGCGGTCTCAGGGAGGCAAAGCTTAGATATCACCCGCACCACATGGTTGAGGTGTACTCTCTCAAACGCCCGAGTCCCGTCTCGGGAGGACGGTGTCCTTCCCGAGTTTCGTTTCGGGAGCACGAGGTCCTTTTCGCTGCGCTCAAGAGGACTAATTGA